Below is a genomic region from Trichocoleus sp. FACHB-46.
CATTCCTAAAGCAACAATAAGGAGACGACCGATGAGCCTGGTTAGTCCGGTTTTTGATCATGCTATTCTTGCCGATCTGCCCAGTGTGACAGCATCCCTGAACTACCTGTTACCCATGACAGATAAGCCAGTCAACTACACGTATGAGCCACCCGCAGGTATTCCTCGGCAGAGCGGGGTATCAGCGGCATACGAAGTACCAATTTATGATGCGCGATCGCTCATCGCTAATCTATCTCTCGATCGTCAGGGATTTGCATTGGTTGAACAGCACAGTGCGGCGCAAGATTTTTATGATGATGATGTAGTGCGTCGCATTTACTACCCGGAAGCCGAGCAATTGCTCAAACAAGTTACGGGAGCAACGAGAGTTGTGGTGTTTGATCATGTGGTCCGCAATGCTCAGAGATCACAGTCAGGAACAAATGACATTAAAGAACCTGTTCGACGGGTTCACAATGACTTTACTGCCAATTCAGCCTATACCCGTGGCCGATTGGTGTTAAGCGAGATGGGTGAGCAAGACCCGGATGCTCTACTCAAGCAGCGGTTTAGCATTATCAACCTATGGCGGGCGATCGCCAATCCCATTCAAGAATCGCCTCTGGCTGTGTGTGATGCCCGCAGTATTACTTCTACGGATCTGGTAGCGAGTGATCTGGTCTATCGCGATCGGGTCGGTGAAACCTATTCTGTCACCTACAATCCATCTCACCAGTGGTTCTATTTTCCCCAGATGCATCGAGATGAGGTTTTACTGATCAAATGCTTTGATGCCGATGAAAGTGGTCGAGCGCGGTTTGCTGCTCACACCTCTTTTGAAGATCCGACCAGTCCCGTGAATGCACCACCTCGTGAAAGCATTGAACTACGGACGTTGGTTTTCTATCCGGATTAGGTCGCAATTATCCACTCACGACCGGGGAATCAATTTCGCGTTTCATCCAGCGGCGCACCTGCGTCACTTGCGAAGAAAACCACATCGACCCCAGGATGCAGGTGCCGCCGCATACCATCAGGGCAGTGGGCGCACCCAGCAATTGAGCCAGACTGCCCGCGAGTAAATTACCAAAAGGTATCATTCCCACCATTGCCAAGGCATAAAAACTCATGACGCGACCCTGTTTATCATCTGCGACCAGCGTTTGAATAATCGTATTGCTACTGGTAATTTGCAGAATGCTAAAGCCTCCTACAAACACCAGAATTGGCAGAGATAGCCAGAGTTGTTTAGATAGGGAGAACAAAATCAGACTCACCCCGATCGCCGCTTGTGCGATCATAATCAATCGTTCTAACCCCAAAATACCGCGACGCATACTGAGGTAGATACAGGCAAACAATGAGCCGATCGGAGCTGCTGTACCCAGTGTTGCCATTGTGGAGG
It encodes:
- a CDS encoding CmcJ/NvfI family oxidoreductase; the encoded protein is MSLVSPVFDHAILADLPSVTASLNYLLPMTDKPVNYTYEPPAGIPRQSGVSAAYEVPIYDARSLIANLSLDRQGFALVEQHSAAQDFYDDDVVRRIYYPEAEQLLKQVTGATRVVVFDHVVRNAQRSQSGTNDIKEPVRRVHNDFTANSAYTRGRLVLSEMGEQDPDALLKQRFSIINLWRAIANPIQESPLAVCDARSITSTDLVASDLVYRDRVGETYSVTYNPSHQWFYFPQMHRDEVLLIKCFDADESGRARFAAHTSFEDPTSPVNAPPRESIELRTLVFYPD